Proteins encoded together in one Synechococcus sp. A15-62 window:
- the gshA gene encoding glutamate--cysteine ligase — protein sequence MPESAGMTAQPLLLKGFEVELFTGRTNGANVGVASDVARDLPGFVTEPDCRNLEYVTDPIRDYAALPEALLAPRRTLRQWLQKRDLTLLPGSTMSLGDSSRFERSDPDNAYHALIEQLYGTRVVTASIHINLGITDLNWLFAAVRLVRCEAALLLALSASSPFLDGRSTSHHSQRWHQFPLTPPAVPLFRDHEHYIQWVEEQLATGAMRNERHLWTSVRPNGPRRPYDLNRLELRICDLVTNPDELLAITCLLELRLLALKSNIESLDPLRGSSLSADELVQLADSNDAAVARSSLNAELRHWQDGRAITCRDWLMELLDQLAPLAESLQLNDCLKPLDSLLVHGNQAMRWETAHGQGQAIEDLLLKGIQRMEEEERISTGEACLG from the coding sequence ATGCCTGAATCCGCCGGAATGACAGCGCAACCCCTTCTGCTGAAAGGCTTCGAAGTTGAACTGTTCACCGGTCGCACCAACGGAGCAAACGTGGGCGTCGCCTCCGACGTGGCCAGGGACCTGCCTGGCTTTGTGACAGAGCCGGACTGTCGCAACCTCGAATACGTCACCGACCCGATCCGGGATTACGCCGCACTGCCCGAGGCGCTGCTCGCTCCCCGGCGGACGCTGCGGCAGTGGCTGCAGAAGCGTGATCTGACGCTTCTTCCCGGCAGCACCATGAGCCTGGGCGACAGCAGCCGATTCGAACGCTCCGACCCAGACAACGCCTATCACGCGCTGATTGAACAGCTGTATGGCACCAGGGTCGTGACAGCCAGCATCCACATCAACCTCGGGATCACCGATCTCAACTGGTTGTTTGCAGCAGTTCGGCTCGTGCGCTGCGAAGCGGCTTTGCTGCTCGCCCTGAGTGCCAGTTCTCCCTTCCTGGATGGGCGGAGCACCAGCCACCACTCCCAGCGATGGCATCAATTCCCGCTCACGCCCCCCGCGGTTCCCCTGTTCCGGGATCATGAGCACTACATCCAATGGGTGGAGGAGCAACTGGCCACGGGTGCCATGCGCAACGAGCGTCACCTGTGGACGTCCGTTCGGCCCAATGGTCCGCGGCGTCCCTACGACCTCAACCGGTTGGAGTTACGAATCTGTGATCTGGTCACCAATCCCGATGAACTGCTGGCGATCACCTGTCTGCTGGAGCTGAGGCTGCTGGCCCTCAAAAGCAACATCGAAAGCCTCGATCCGCTTCGTGGCAGCTCCCTTTCCGCCGATGAACTGGTCCAACTGGCCGATAGCAACGACGCCGCTGTGGCCCGATCCAGCCTGAATGCTGAACTCAGGCATTGGCAGGACGGCCGTGCAATCACTTGCAGGGACTGGCTGATGGAGCTGCTTGATCAGCTGGCCCCCCTGGCCGAATCGCTCCAACTCAACGACTGCTTGAAGCCCTTGGATTCTCTGCTTGTTCATGGCAATCAGGCCATGCGCTGGGAAACGGCCCATGGCCAGGGCCAAGCCATCGAAGACCTGCTTCTGAAAGGTATTCAGCGGATGGAGGAGGAGGAACGGATCTCCACTGGGGAAGCCTGTTTGGGATGA
- the speD gene encoding adenosylmethionine decarboxylase, producing the protein MEQTLSELHPNPGWGAPEIHATDMVGKHCILELYDCDPSRLDDEAFIRTTITSAAKGAGATLLNLITHQFQPQGVTGLALLAESHISIHTWPESGYAAVDVFTCGDHTMPEQACAILCSELQAKRHALKSFLRETPAAIATGVREPVETPSQFPS; encoded by the coding sequence ATGGAGCAGACCCTCTCTGAACTGCATCCCAACCCGGGATGGGGGGCACCTGAGATTCATGCCACCGACATGGTCGGCAAACACTGCATTCTCGAGCTCTACGACTGCGACCCGAGCCGGCTCGACGATGAAGCATTCATCCGCACAACAATCACCTCAGCAGCCAAAGGCGCTGGTGCGACGCTGCTGAACCTGATCACCCATCAATTTCAACCCCAGGGCGTCACGGGCCTGGCCCTGCTGGCGGAATCCCACATTTCCATCCACACCTGGCCGGAATCCGGCTACGCCGCTGTTGATGTGTTCACCTGTGGTGACCACACCATGCCGGAACAGGCCTGCGCCATTCTCTGCAGTGAGCTTCAAGCGAAACGCCATGCGCTGAAGAGCTTTCTGCGAGAAACGCCGGCAGCCATCGCCACAGGGGTGAGAGAACCCGTGGAAACGCCGAGCCAGTTCCCAAGCTAA
- the ppc gene encoding phosphoenolpyruvate carboxylase, whose product MPESTTPVSEQETARMSGGGSGAGQLLQHRLDLIEDLWKSVLRSECPPEQSERLLRLKQLSDPVSLEGRDGNSTSEAIVELIKAMDLSEAISAARAFSLYFQLINILEQRIEEDSYLDSLKPSADAAQRDAFDPFAPPLANQTDPATFGEVFERLRRMNVPPAQVEHLLRELDIRLVFTAHPTEIVRHTVRHKIRRVANLLQQLQSDAPLAHQMREECRGQLEEEIRLWWRTDELHQFKPTVIDEVDSTLHYFQQVLFDAMPTLRRRLITALHRHYPDVQVPQASFCTFGSWVGSDRDGNPSVTPEITWRTACYQRQLMLELYISSVQSLRQQLSISMQWSQVAPSLLESLEMDRLRFPEIYERRAARYRLEPYRLKLCYVLEKLERTLARNNQLSEAGWQMPCEALADPQAGLSGAEVLHYTSVDQFRSDLELVRNSLVSTELSCEQLDTLLHQVHIFGFSLASLDIRQESTRHSDAIDELTRNLDLPQAYGDMDETERMAWLLQELQTRRPLIPPAASWSAATAETLAVFRMLQRLQEEFGPRICNSYVISMSHTASDLLEVLLLAKEAGLVDPPNKRASLLVVPLFETVEDLQRAPEVMEGLFKTPLYRELLPVVGQQKQPLQELMLGYSDSNKDSGFLSSNWEIHQAQIALQELASRQDVALRLFHGRGGSVSRGGGPAYQAILAQPSGTLQGRIKITEQGEVLASKYSLPELALYNLETVTTAVVQNSLVTNQLDATPSWNQLMSRLATRSREHYRALVHDNPDLVAFFQQVTPIEEISKLQISSRPARRKTGAKDLSSLRAIPWVFGWTQSRFLLPSWFGFGTALSEEVGGDSEQLDLLRRLHQRWPFFRMLISKVEMTLSKVDLDLAHHYMNSLGHPEQREAFEAIFQVIAKEYELTRKLVLEITGQNRLLGADQGLQLSVDLRNRTIVPLGFLQVALLKRLRDQNRQPPMSETPGAPEDTRTYSRSELLRGALLTLNGIAAGMRNTG is encoded by the coding sequence ATGCCCGAGTCCACCACCCCTGTCTCCGAGCAAGAGACTGCACGCATGAGCGGTGGTGGATCCGGCGCAGGGCAGCTTCTTCAGCACCGTCTTGATCTAATTGAAGACCTCTGGAAGTCGGTGCTGCGCAGTGAGTGTCCCCCGGAGCAGAGCGAACGCCTGCTGAGGCTCAAACAACTCAGTGACCCAGTCTCTCTAGAAGGACGGGACGGCAACAGCACGAGCGAGGCGATCGTCGAGCTGATCAAGGCCATGGATCTTTCAGAGGCCATCTCAGCGGCCCGTGCCTTTTCGCTGTACTTCCAGCTCATCAACATTCTTGAGCAGCGGATCGAGGAAGACAGCTATCTCGACAGCCTCAAGCCCAGTGCTGACGCCGCGCAACGGGATGCCTTTGATCCCTTCGCTCCGCCCCTCGCCAATCAAACCGATCCAGCCACCTTTGGAGAGGTGTTCGAGCGGCTGCGACGGATGAACGTTCCCCCTGCGCAGGTGGAACACCTGCTGCGGGAACTGGACATCCGACTGGTCTTCACCGCACACCCCACCGAAATCGTGCGGCACACGGTGCGGCACAAAATCCGCCGCGTGGCCAATTTGCTCCAGCAACTTCAATCCGATGCTCCTCTGGCGCATCAGATGCGTGAGGAATGCCGCGGCCAACTGGAAGAGGAAATCCGCCTGTGGTGGCGAACCGATGAACTCCACCAGTTCAAGCCCACCGTGATCGATGAGGTGGATTCAACCCTGCACTACTTCCAGCAGGTGTTGTTTGACGCGATGCCGACACTGCGCAGAAGGCTGATTACTGCCCTGCATCGCCACTACCCCGATGTCCAGGTCCCCCAGGCGTCGTTCTGCACCTTCGGCTCCTGGGTGGGTTCCGATCGGGACGGCAATCCCTCGGTCACACCCGAGATCACCTGGCGCACGGCCTGCTATCAGCGTCAGCTGATGCTCGAGCTGTATATCAGCTCTGTGCAGTCGCTCCGCCAGCAGCTGAGCATCTCCATGCAGTGGAGTCAGGTAGCTCCGTCCCTGCTGGAGTCGCTGGAGATGGATCGGCTCCGGTTCCCGGAGATTTACGAGCGCAGAGCAGCGCGATACCGGCTGGAGCCATACCGGCTGAAGCTCTGCTATGTGCTTGAAAAACTGGAGCGCACCCTCGCCCGCAACAACCAGCTGTCGGAGGCGGGCTGGCAGATGCCCTGTGAAGCTCTGGCTGATCCCCAGGCCGGGCTGAGCGGCGCTGAGGTTCTCCACTACACCTCGGTGGACCAGTTCCGTAGTGATTTGGAATTGGTGCGCAACAGCCTTGTCAGCACCGAACTGAGCTGCGAACAGCTCGACACGCTGCTGCACCAGGTGCACATCTTCGGGTTCTCGCTGGCCAGCCTCGACATCCGTCAAGAGAGCACCCGCCACAGCGATGCCATCGATGAACTCACCCGCAACCTGGACCTTCCCCAGGCCTATGGGGACATGGATGAAACGGAGCGGATGGCATGGCTTCTGCAGGAACTGCAGACCCGTCGCCCCCTGATTCCGCCTGCCGCCAGCTGGTCGGCGGCGACAGCCGAGACGCTGGCGGTGTTCCGCATGCTTCAACGTCTCCAGGAGGAGTTCGGTCCGCGGATCTGCAACTCCTACGTGATCTCCATGAGCCACACGGCATCGGATCTCCTGGAGGTTCTGCTGCTGGCCAAGGAGGCAGGCCTGGTGGATCCCCCCAACAAACGAGCCTCCCTGTTGGTGGTGCCGCTGTTCGAAACCGTGGAGGATCTCCAACGGGCCCCTGAGGTGATGGAGGGACTTTTCAAGACGCCGCTGTACCGCGAACTCCTCCCCGTTGTTGGGCAGCAGAAACAGCCGCTGCAGGAGCTCATGCTGGGCTACTCGGACAGCAACAAGGATTCCGGCTTCCTCTCCAGCAACTGGGAGATTCATCAGGCTCAGATCGCCCTTCAGGAACTCGCCAGCCGCCAGGATGTGGCACTTCGCCTCTTCCACGGCCGTGGTGGATCCGTCAGTCGTGGCGGCGGGCCGGCCTATCAGGCGATCCTGGCCCAACCCAGCGGCACGCTGCAGGGCCGGATCAAAATCACCGAACAGGGTGAAGTGCTGGCCTCCAAATACAGCCTGCCTGAGTTGGCGCTCTACAACCTGGAGACCGTCACAACGGCCGTGGTGCAGAACAGCCTGGTGACCAACCAGCTTGATGCGACACCCAGCTGGAATCAGCTGATGAGTCGTCTTGCCACCCGCTCACGCGAGCATTACCGGGCTCTGGTTCACGACAACCCCGATCTGGTGGCGTTTTTCCAGCAGGTGACACCGATCGAGGAAATCAGCAAACTGCAGATCTCCAGCCGACCGGCCCGCCGCAAAACCGGTGCCAAGGACCTCTCCAGCCTGCGGGCGATTCCCTGGGTCTTCGGCTGGACCCAGAGTCGATTCCTTTTGCCGAGCTGGTTTGGCTTCGGCACGGCGCTCTCGGAAGAAGTGGGCGGCGACTCCGAACAGCTCGACCTGCTGCGGCGCCTCCATCAACGTTGGCCGTTCTTCCGGATGCTCATTTCCAAGGTGGAAATGACCCTCTCCAAGGTGGATCTCGACCTGGCCCATCACTACATGAACAGCCTGGGGCACCCCGAACAGCGGGAAGCCTTTGAAGCGATCTTCCAGGTGATCGCCAAGGAATACGAACTCACCCGCAAACTGGTTCTGGAAATCACAGGCCAAAACCGACTGCTAGGCGCTGATCAAGGGCTGCAGCTGTCTGTTGATCTGCGCAACCGCACCATCGTTCCCCTGGGCTTCCTTCAGGTTGCACTGCTGAAGCGACTGCGGGATCAGAACCGGCAACCCCCCATGAGTGAGACACCCGGCGCCCCCGAGGACACCCGCACCTACAGCCGCAGCGAACTGCTGCGGGGGGCCTTGCTCACCCTCAACGGCATTGCCGCCGGCATGCGCAACACCGGTTGA
- the larE gene encoding ATP-dependent sacrificial sulfur transferase LarE, which yields MFRLQEPLADRERQLLADLRHWMAAQSALCVAYSGGVDSTLVAAMAYEAKGDAALAVTGVSPALAPHLLREARNQASWIGIVHRECATAELNDPDYSSNPVDRCFACKRELHHHLQPIAAAAGGALVIDGVNLDDLGDHRPGIDAALEAGVRSPLAELSIDKVAIRALSRALGFPWWDKPAQPCLASRFPYGESISAERLKRVGQAEAWLIARGFSTVRVRSHGLAARIEVPSEQIRAVIALSESEPLVEAFRSLGFTSVNLDLEGLISGKLNRR from the coding sequence CACTGGATGGCGGCGCAGTCAGCCTTGTGTGTGGCGTACTCCGGTGGGGTCGACAGCACCCTGGTGGCGGCGATGGCCTACGAAGCCAAGGGCGATGCAGCCCTTGCGGTCACGGGGGTTTCTCCGGCCCTGGCGCCGCATCTGTTGCGGGAAGCCCGTAATCAGGCCTCCTGGATCGGCATTGTGCATCGGGAGTGTGCAACGGCTGAGTTGAACGACCCCGACTACAGCAGCAACCCGGTGGATCGCTGCTTTGCCTGCAAGCGTGAACTGCACCACCACCTTCAGCCTATTGCCGCGGCTGCGGGTGGTGCCTTGGTGATTGATGGGGTCAATCTCGATGACCTCGGTGATCACCGGCCCGGCATTGACGCGGCACTAGAGGCAGGGGTTCGCTCTCCCCTGGCTGAATTGTCGATCGACAAAGTAGCGATCCGTGCCTTGTCCCGGGCTCTCGGCTTTCCCTGGTGGGACAAGCCGGCACAGCCCTGCCTGGCCTCTCGCTTCCCCTACGGCGAAAGCATCAGCGCCGAGCGGTTGAAGCGGGTGGGCCAGGCGGAAGCTTGGTTGATCGCCAGGGGATTCAGCACCGTCCGTGTGAGATCCCATGGTCTCGCCGCACGGATTGAGGTGCCCAGCGAGCAGATTCGCGCTGTGATCGCTCTCTCTGAGAGCGAACCTCTGGTCGAGGCCTTTCGCTCCCTTGGCTTCACTTCCGTCAATCTGGATCTTGAAGGCCTGATCAGCGGCAAGTTGAACCGCCGCTGA
- a CDS encoding anthranilate synthase component I family protein, with product MFSPDRDAFHQAVCSGANLIPLAQSWPADLETPLTTWIKVGDGRPPGVLLESVEGGETLGRWSVIACDPLWTASARNDRLTRTWRDGREEQFSGNPFESLRDCLAPYSCVNLPGLPPLGQLYGVWGYELIQWIEPTVAVHPRAAADPPDGIWMLMDAILIFDQVKRQITAVAFGDLSNGADEEQAWQTAIGRIEALRQRMNAPLPAVKPLTWDARSKELPAVRSNRSRDEFEAAVDTAKEHIAAGDVFQLVISQRLETEVPQSPLELYRSLRMVNPSPYMAFFDFGDWQLIGSSPEVMVQAEPAADGIHASLRPIAGTRPRGATPLEDRELEADLLADPKERAEHVMLVDLGRNDLGRVCQPGSVAVQDLMVIERYSHVMHIVSQVEGRLGPAHDVWDLLMAAFPAGTVSGAPKIRAMQLIHELEPDARGPYSGVYGSVDLAGALNTAITIRTMVVQPRDGGGCRVKVQAGAGVVADSQPTAEFEETLNKARGMLTALACLNPPE from the coding sequence ATGTTCAGTCCCGATCGCGACGCCTTTCATCAGGCTGTTTGCAGTGGTGCCAACCTGATTCCTCTGGCTCAGAGTTGGCCCGCAGATCTTGAAACACCCCTCACCACCTGGATCAAGGTGGGCGACGGAAGGCCTCCAGGCGTGCTGCTGGAATCTGTCGAAGGTGGTGAAACCCTCGGGCGTTGGAGTGTGATTGCCTGCGATCCTCTCTGGACGGCGTCGGCGCGGAACGATCGTCTGACGCGCACCTGGCGTGACGGTCGTGAAGAGCAGTTCAGCGGTAACCCGTTCGAATCCCTGCGCGACTGCCTCGCGCCGTACTCCTGCGTCAACCTGCCGGGCCTCCCTCCCCTGGGACAGCTGTACGGAGTTTGGGGCTACGAACTGATCCAGTGGATCGAACCCACCGTCGCAGTCCACCCCCGTGCTGCGGCCGATCCCCCGGATGGGATCTGGATGTTGATGGACGCGATCCTGATCTTTGATCAGGTGAAACGACAGATCACCGCCGTCGCCTTCGGCGACCTCTCCAACGGGGCGGATGAGGAGCAGGCCTGGCAGACCGCCATCGGACGAATCGAGGCCCTGCGCCAACGGATGAACGCACCTCTGCCCGCCGTCAAACCACTGACCTGGGACGCGAGAAGCAAAGAGCTTCCCGCTGTGCGCTCCAACCGCAGCCGCGATGAATTCGAAGCCGCCGTCGACACCGCCAAGGAACACATCGCAGCCGGCGATGTGTTCCAACTGGTGATCAGTCAGCGCCTGGAGACGGAGGTCCCTCAATCACCCCTAGAGCTGTACCGCAGTCTGCGGATGGTGAATCCATCGCCATACATGGCGTTCTTCGATTTCGGGGACTGGCAACTGATTGGCTCCAGTCCCGAAGTGATGGTTCAAGCCGAACCGGCTGCTGATGGCATCCACGCCAGCCTGCGGCCCATCGCCGGAACACGCCCTCGCGGCGCCACTCCCCTGGAGGACCGCGAGCTGGAAGCTGACCTGCTGGCCGATCCCAAGGAACGGGCTGAGCACGTGATGCTGGTGGATCTGGGCCGCAATGACCTCGGCAGGGTCTGTCAGCCCGGAAGCGTGGCGGTGCAGGACCTGATGGTGATCGAGCGCTACTCCCACGTGATGCACATCGTCAGCCAAGTCGAAGGACGTCTAGGCCCGGCACACGATGTGTGGGATCTGCTGATGGCGGCGTTCCCCGCCGGCACCGTCAGCGGTGCACCAAAAATCCGGGCGATGCAACTCATCCACGAGCTTGAACCCGATGCGCGTGGCCCCTATTCCGGGGTGTACGGATCCGTTGATCTGGCCGGGGCCCTCAACACGGCGATCACCATCCGCACCATGGTGGTGCAACCCCGTGACGGCGGAGGTTGCCGGGTCAAAGTGCAGGCCGGGGCCGGTGTTGTGGCCGATTCACAGCCGACGGCAGAGTTTGAGGAGACCCTCAACAAAGCCCGGGGAATGCTGACCGCACTGGCATGCCTGAATCCGCCGGAATGA
- a CDS encoding photosystem I reaction center subunit II PsaD: MAATALNGQLPQHIASTGGLLNSAETEEKYAITWTSKTEQAFELPTGGAALMNSGENLMYFARKEQCLALGTQLRTKFKPRIEDYKIYRIYPGGDTEFLHPKDGVFSEKVNEGRPMVGHNPRRIGQNVNPANIKFSGRNTFDA; the protein is encoded by the coding sequence ATGGCAGCAACGGCGTTAAACGGTCAACTTCCCCAGCACATCGCCAGCACTGGCGGCCTTCTGAATTCAGCGGAGACTGAAGAGAAATACGCAATCACCTGGACCAGCAAGACAGAGCAGGCCTTTGAGCTGCCCACCGGTGGTGCCGCTCTGATGAATTCAGGTGAAAACCTGATGTACTTCGCTCGCAAAGAACAGTGCCTCGCCCTCGGCACTCAGCTGCGCACTAAATTCAAGCCCCGGATCGAGGACTACAAGATCTACCGGATCTACCCCGGTGGTGACACCGAATTCCTGCATCCCAAGGATGGCGTGTTCTCCGAGAAGGTGAACGAAGGTCGTCCCATGGTGGGCCACAACCCCCGTCGCATTGGCCAGAACGTCAACCCGGCCAACATCAAGTTCAGCGGCCGCAACACCTTCGACGCCTGA
- a CDS encoding sensor histidine kinase KdpD — protein MTGPSFTDLRQRLAQDVPQGRCDEIGVRRLWWAALETLQQDLLERGLERGIWLAAPLPALYEPELLQHLQGWVWAPDQLDQLSPHPTALPGQSSSDEPGSLRGFQRLSLRPDDGDDPLLLVITPEVQVALALHGPAQKRQLLMRCDPATLSDVLVQLGGRLEHQSPAQAEQLRKALESIGSLQSNAAWSEQFWPRLTERLTGTAPGLMLQPIQAERPPEAPSHGDLNLLEAITHEVRTPLATIRTLIRSLLRRKDLADVVVNRLRQIDVECSEQIDRFGLIFHAAELQREPNEANLARTDLQAMLSALAPSWTEQLDRRGIALELDLSADLPAILSDSRRLEPMLGGLIDRSTRGLPSGSQLTLHLQAAGPRVKLQLHVEHPDRSQATEAGSAPQRENVGTVLSWDPSTGSLQLSQDATRQMMASLGGRYQPRRDRDITVFFPVHTPGE, from the coding sequence TTGACCGGTCCCTCCTTCACCGACCTGCGGCAACGGCTGGCGCAGGACGTGCCCCAGGGCCGCTGCGATGAGATTGGTGTCCGGCGGCTTTGGTGGGCTGCCCTGGAAACCCTGCAACAGGACCTGCTTGAGCGCGGCCTGGAACGCGGCATCTGGCTGGCTGCACCCCTGCCGGCTCTCTACGAACCGGAGTTGCTCCAACATCTGCAGGGATGGGTGTGGGCTCCAGATCAACTGGATCAACTGAGTCCACATCCAACGGCACTGCCGGGACAGTCCAGCAGCGATGAGCCCGGTTCCCTGCGGGGATTCCAACGCTTGTCCCTGCGCCCCGACGACGGGGATGACCCACTGCTGCTGGTGATCACGCCCGAGGTCCAGGTGGCCCTTGCGCTGCATGGGCCGGCCCAGAAGCGTCAGCTGCTGATGCGTTGCGACCCGGCAACGCTCAGTGATGTTCTGGTGCAGCTGGGGGGTCGGCTGGAGCACCAGTCACCAGCACAGGCTGAGCAGCTGCGCAAAGCGCTCGAATCGATCGGCTCCCTGCAGAGCAATGCAGCCTGGTCAGAACAGTTCTGGCCCCGTCTCACCGAGCGGCTCACCGGCACAGCCCCTGGGCTGATGCTGCAACCCATCCAGGCTGAGCGCCCACCGGAAGCTCCCAGCCATGGAGATCTGAATTTGCTGGAAGCGATCACCCATGAGGTGCGAACCCCTCTGGCCACGATCCGAACACTGATCCGCTCTCTGCTGCGGCGGAAGGATCTGGCTGATGTCGTTGTGAATCGCTTGCGGCAGATCGATGTGGAATGCAGCGAGCAGATTGATCGCTTTGGCCTGATCTTCCATGCCGCTGAACTGCAACGGGAGCCCAACGAGGCCAATCTGGCCCGCACGGATTTGCAAGCCATGCTGAGCGCCCTTGCGCCCAGCTGGACGGAGCAGCTGGACCGTCGCGGGATCGCCCTTGAGCTGGATCTCAGCGCTGATCTGCCGGCGATCCTCAGTGATTCCCGGCGACTGGAACCGATGCTGGGGGGTCTGATCGACCGCAGCACCAGGGGGCTCCCCTCCGGCAGTCAGCTCACGCTTCACCTCCAGGCAGCGGGTCCGCGGGTGAAGCTTCAGCTGCACGTGGAGCATCCCGACAGGAGCCAGGCCACAGAGGCCGGCTCGGCGCCCCAGCGCGAGAACGTGGGAACCGTCCTCAGCTGGGATCCCAGCACTGGGAGCCTGCAGTTAAGCCAGGATGCGACCCGCCAGATGATGGCGAGCCTGGGGGGCCGCTATCAGCCCAGGCGTGACCGCGACATCACTGTTTTTTTTCCGGTGCATACCCCTGGAGAGTGA
- the recF gene encoding DNA replication/repair protein RecF — MRLHRLQLQGFRNHTVLQLELTHPRLLVIGPNGIGKSNLLEAVELLGSLRSHRCSNDRDLIQWDTPQALIRADVGDGDRLELELRRQGGRQARRNGKLLDRQLDLIGPLRCIGFSALDLDLVRGEPALRRQWLDRVVLQLEPVYADLMARLNRLLRQRSQLWRQRQISSGERHALLDAFDVQMALVSTRIHRRRQRALHRLEPIAQRWQTHLSGGTEALELHYKPGSRLDGEDAEEPWRLAIEEQLRQQREEEERLGSCRVGPHRDEIALLLGGSPARRFGSAGQQRSLVLGLKLAELELVTQLCGEPPLLLLDDVLAELDPTRQQLLLEAVGESHQCLVSATHLEGFGGGWQQQAQILGARELRPDLKIG, encoded by the coding sequence ATCCGGCTCCACAGGCTCCAATTGCAGGGCTTCCGGAACCACACCGTTCTGCAGCTGGAACTGACGCACCCACGCCTGCTGGTGATCGGGCCCAATGGCATTGGCAAGTCCAACCTGCTCGAGGCGGTTGAACTGCTGGGCAGCCTGCGCTCCCATCGCTGCAGCAATGATCGGGATCTGATTCAGTGGGACACACCCCAGGCTCTGATCCGAGCCGACGTGGGGGATGGGGATCGCCTGGAACTGGAACTGCGGCGCCAGGGAGGCCGTCAGGCCAGACGAAACGGAAAGCTGCTGGATCGGCAGCTCGACCTGATTGGGCCGCTGCGCTGCATCGGCTTCAGCGCCCTCGATCTTGATCTGGTGCGAGGTGAACCCGCCCTACGCCGCCAGTGGCTGGACCGGGTGGTGCTGCAGCTTGAGCCGGTGTATGCCGATCTGATGGCACGGCTGAACCGGTTGTTGCGACAGCGCAGCCAGCTCTGGCGCCAGAGGCAGATCTCCAGTGGCGAACGCCACGCACTGCTCGACGCGTTTGACGTTCAGATGGCGCTGGTGAGCACCCGGATTCACCGGCGTCGGCAACGGGCCCTGCATCGGCTGGAACCGATCGCCCAGCGCTGGCAGACCCACCTCAGCGGGGGAACAGAAGCCTTGGAACTGCACTACAAACCCGGCAGCCGGCTCGATGGGGAGGATGCAGAAGAACCCTGGCGACTGGCCATCGAAGAGCAACTGCGCCAGCAGCGGGAGGAGGAGGAACGTCTTGGCAGCTGCCGTGTGGGCCCGCACAGGGATGAGATCGCCCTGCTGCTGGGAGGCAGCCCGGCACGACGGTTTGGTTCAGCCGGCCAGCAGCGGTCGCTGGTGCTGGGCCTGAAGCTCGCCGAACTGGAGCTGGTGACCCAGCTGTGTGGGGAGCCTCCACTGCTGCTTCTCGATGACGTGCTTGCCGAACTGGATCCCACCCGCCAGCAGCTCCTGCTCGAAGCTGTGGGTGAATCGCATCAATGCCTGGTGAGCGCCACGCACCTTGAAGGCTTTGGCGGCGGGTGGCAGCAGCAGGCCCAAATTCTCGGAGCAAGAGAGCTGAGACCCGACCTGAAGATCGGATAG